The genomic window CGTCACGTCGCTCACGCCGCGCTCGTCGAGCACCTCTCCCTGTCGCACGCCTTCGCCGCTCAGGAAGAGGACGCCCAGGGGCGCGTGGTCGTTGATGCCGCCCTGGGGCCGCCCCGGGCCGGGCCCGCGGAACCCGTGGTCCGAGCACACCAGCACGGTCGCGTCGTTGCCGAAGTCCGCGAGAAGCTCGCCCAGCATCTCGTCCGCGCGCCGGTAGTAGCGCTCGACGGTCTCGCCGAACACGAGCCGCTCGGTCCGCGAGACGGCGAACCCGGCGTCGGCGGGATGCGCGGCCGCCCAGAAGGTATGCGAGATCGAGTCGAGTCCCCGGAGATACACGGCGAAAAAGCGCGTCGGGTGGGTCCGCATCAAGTGGCGGGAGACGCCGAGGTACGTTTCGTCGCCCGCGGCGTGGTCGCGCAGCTTGCGCAGCTCCGTCGGGAGCTCGGAGAGAGCGCGCATCTCCGGGAAGCGCTCCGCGAGCGGGAGGCGCGTCGCCTCGCGCTCCGTGAGCGCCCTGTCCGGGTCGGCGAGGCGTCTCACGAGCGCGTCGGGCACGTCGTCGGCGACGACCCGCAACGAGTCGATCTCCGCCAGAAGCGCGTCCGGGTAGACGAGCCGCTCGGGGAATGGGCGGCCGTCTCGCGGCACGAAGCAGAAGTAGTCGCTCACGAGGTAGCCGTTCACCGGCTCGGCGGGCCACGTCACGTACCAGCCGACGACGCCGACGGAGAACCCGTGCTCGCCGAGGATGTCCCATAGCGTCCTGGCGGTGCGCACGTTGCTCGTCATGAGCGACTTCCCGTCGGGCGCGAGCGCGTCCCGGATGCCGTGATTCTCCGGGTGCTTGCCCGTGGCGATCGTCGTCCAGATGACCGGCGACTTCTCGAACGGCTCGAGCGTGCGGAGCGGGCAGGAGACGCCTGACTGCGCGATCCTGCTGAGGTTGGGGAGCTTCCCCTCCTGCATGAGCCGCTGCGTGACGCCCCAGTCCAGGGCGTCGATGCCGACGACGATGACGCGGCGCTCCACGGGGGTGCCGCTCCGCGAGCAGCCGAGCGCGGCCGCCAGACATGCCATGAGGACGAGCGCGGCGAGTCTCGCCGCCGCCCGGGGTGACCGCTCCGCGCGCCCGCGCCGGTTCATGTGCCCTCCCGTGGGGCCTCCGCGCTCTCCGGCCGCTCTCGCTCCGCCGGAGACGGCGCCGAGCCCGCGCGCGGCGCCGCGTAGACGACCGGGTGACTCCTCAGGAACGCCGCGTCGAGCATGTCCGTCAGGACGAAGCCGTCCATGTCCCTCGGCACCGGCGCCCCAAGAAGCGCGAGGATGGTCGGCGCCAGATCGAGAACGCTCGCGTCCCTGACGCGCGCCCGCCGCGCGATGCCGGGCCCGGACGCGGCGAGCAGGCCGACCTCGCCGTGCATGTGCGTGCCGAACAGGATCGCGCCGTCGGCCGTCCGCTGGGGCCCGCGGAACCCGACGCTCGAGCAGACGATCACCGTGGTGTTGTCGTCCGAGCGCGCGAGGATCTCGCCG from Candidatus Effluviviaceae Genus I sp. includes these protein-coding regions:
- a CDS encoding alkaline phosphatase family protein, translating into MNRRGRAERSPRAAARLAALVLMACLAAALGCSRSGTPVERRVIVVGIDALDWGVTQRLMQEGKLPNLSRIAQSGVSCPLRTLEPFEKSPVIWTTIATGKHPENHGIRDALAPDGKSLMTSNVRTARTLWDILGEHGFSVGVVGWYVTWPAEPVNGYLVSDYFCFVPRDGRPFPERLVYPDALLAEIDSLRVVADDVPDALVRRLADPDRALTEREATRLPLAERFPEMRALSELPTELRKLRDHAAGDETYLGVSRHLMRTHPTRFFAVYLRGLDSISHTFWAAAHPADAGFAVSRTERLVFGETVERYYRRADEMLGELLADFGNDATVLVCSDHGFRGPGPGRPQGGINDHAPLGVLFLSGEGVRQGEVLDERGVSDVTPTVLALSGLPIGRDMDGAAIEEAMTPEFLRRHPVRFVPTHERER